In Rhodoligotrophos defluvii, a genomic segment contains:
- a CDS encoding spike base protein, RCAP_Rcc01079 family — translation MADPFPDKTSLSSGTAPIGAYVLDDHASDTVDLPVPVRAIRVGADGDFTVTHAASDVHEVINGNEITYTAVAGEVIRGPIVRLHATGLTATDLVGYV, via the coding sequence ATGGCTGATCCGTTTCCCGATAAGACATCCCTGTCGTCCGGCACGGCGCCGATCGGGGCTTATGTGCTCGACGATCACGCAAGTGACACCGTTGACCTCCCGGTGCCGGTTCGGGCCATTCGGGTGGGTGCTGATGGCGATTTCACCGTGACGCACGCGGCCAGCGATGTGCACGAGGTGATCAACGGCAATGAGATCACCTACACGGCGGTCGCCGGCGAAGTGATCCGCGGGCCCATCGTGCGGCTGCACGCGACTGGCCTGACCGCAACGGACCTGGTGGGGTACGTCTGA